DNA from Coffea arabica cultivar ET-39 chromosome 10c, Coffea Arabica ET-39 HiFi, whole genome shotgun sequence:
TCCAGCAACAAAAACATTAGATGccaaaaaatgcagcaggctgGCTGGCTGATTTGACCTGTCTAAGACCGAGAGGAGGGTCTGTAATGGTTGAAAATTTTTAAGTAAGTTAAAATCGATTGTTTCTTCACGTCCCACTGTCGACTCGACGACGGTGCCCAGCACCTCACCGTCCCCGACGGGGGCCGCCAGTCCACTTCCTTCCTTCCTCCTACCCTCTCAGCTATTTCAATCATCATGGCCAAAAAGAGAATATCATTAGAGGCTAATAATCTGATACCCTCTCAGCTATTTCAATCATCAGAGCCACTTCCCTCcttccccccctttttttttatatatttttgacaGGGAATGAAAAATGTAGCTGAACGAAATGTggtagaatatatatatatatatatgtttagcAAACTCTTTAACTGCCATACAATTAATTATACACTCAAGTAAAAGaattaaatcttttttttttgcatatgtcTTTCTTGAGAATTGTCCAGTGTGTTCATTCGCATGGACTTGCGTGTAGTGTAAATACAACGACTGTTCAAAGCCCATATTTATAGATCAATTCTATCTTAGCAAGAATTGGAATTCGAACCCTGGAAGGAAGATGAGGAATAAAGACCAATTTTTGTGACATTAATATACCTGTTGAATCAGGTTTGGtaaatatttgtaaagaatTGGGGTCACATTAATTAAACATAGTATCTGTTTAAGGAAAATTATATTACTAAAATCTCGGGTTTCTTGTccgctttttcttctttcttccgcCATTCAAAATCATTGCGGTGAATATACTTTTgaagccaaaaagaaaaagtgaaactTCACAAAGAAAAGGAGCAGTGAAACGAAAGAAAAGATCACTCCGATACAAATTCAGGTCATTGACGTGAAGATGAAGAGTCCAATTATGTGTTGCATCATGCATGGGAAAGTCATGAAATTTAGGTGAAAAGAAAGCTAAAAGTAGCCTAACACTAATGTACTTTGAGACCTTTCCTACAAGACAAGACAAAACAAACCCATGAACTCGAACTCGTGTGGATCTGGATCATCGACCTAAGGCTGCTCCCAAATCCCGACCATGATTTGAGATCATCACACATTTACTTCAACTTGCATTTGCCCTGAAATTTGAATACCCGGCCCCTTCATGTCACGCGTTACCTATCATCCCCATTGCTACCTCCACCTTTCTCCAATTCCCATTCATGACGTACATGAcccaaagaagaaaagaatcatTATCTGGTCTGAGATGGATTCTGgcattcattttttccttttttaacttGGCCTTGCCCACTTCACGTAGACTGCATAACAAGATTTATTACTGATTAACCTGTAAAGTTTCCGGCCTCCCTtgcaagaattgaaaaaaaaaaaaacagagaaaattGGATTAGGTGATAAGATAAAAAAGACGGTAAGTAAAAGATCATAAATTTAAGATCTCGAACGACAAAAATACTATGTATGTGACCGAACTTAGAGGCTAATGATTTACATCAAGTAACATACTTTCTTCTTCACGTGTATATGTCGAACTAATATACGAAGACCCCccctctccccccccccccaaacaaaaaacaaacaaaaggaaaaaaaacaacaaaaggaaaaaaaaacaacaggAGAAGCTTTGATGAATCAAAACTTGACAAGTGCCTAGCCCAGTATGTTGCTTTCTCCCTTCACCGACGGGCAAGCAAGGGAAGCATACACTACTGCTATTCCAAATTGACCATGGATATCTACTTTCGACGGAGGAAAATGATTGGAGGCACCCGTCAAACACGCCATTTCTATTGCATCTCTTCATGAATTTAAAGAAAACCTTGTCACGATTCCTAGTGCTCTTTTGCGTTCATTCACGAGCTATATCTATACACCCTTTTTGGATTAATCAAAATTACTTTTGTTTTATCCAGCTACATAGTTCTTTTTTCCCCCGGTAAGACTTATTGCCATTTTCCGATGATATCGATTTTATGTACGTTCGTACTACTATAATATAGTCAATTTTTGTGTTTGTACAAAAGAATCCTAGATTAATCTTTTAGGGTTCTATGGAATATCGTTTAATGTgattttaaacctaaaggtcgGTCTGTATTCTCTTTTGCatgcaagaatttttttttgataaaaaagaagtcaatattattaataaactaCATGAAAATCGTCCAACATGATTTTCTTAGCAAAATAATCTATATTAATGGCAGAAAATATATTGACTATGTCACAGACATATTTGATCTGAAAAATCATTAGAATCAATATAGAGttacaaaatataaaagattATACTGTAAATTACAAATCATCAAATCTGACCAATTGAACGAGTTGCTCCATAGAAATTTGTGCATATCTATTCTCTCAAATCTGCTATCCAACTGATCTAAGTTCAAAACTGATGTTGACATCTGACGAGAAGACCATAAAATTCTAAATCTAAAAAAACTCTTAGATCTgagaaaaaatgacaaaaactaaacaaaactcTCACTAGGATAACGTCGAAGAGAAGAAAACTCTCACTAAAATACACTAGGAGAgactttattaaataaaaagcaagaaCAATAGGAGATGAAGGGAAACCTAAGTTTAAGGCCAAGATCTTGATTTAAGGCCAATGTCTCCCTCCTATGGAAGAAGAACAGTAGAGAAAAGGTTGAGGGTAAAGAGGAATGTATGACAAGAATTGTTTTAATTGGCTGCCATGTATATGTTTATACGTAAATTCATTCTTGTCCATTCAGGCATGGAAATGCAGGGGATAGCTTTTACAAGCCCAATTGGCAATTTTCTTTGATGACTGAAAAAGCAGAGAGACCAATACCTATTAAGAAACAATGAAGCTAGCTAGAATTAGAAGAGTTGGTTTTACTccaatgcttttctttttcattccgGGGAAATCTGTGCTTGGTCTTTTCATGGCAAATAGGTCTTGCAGAATTTAATTTAACACATTGCATGTATTGTAGCATCCCAAACAGTTCAATTCTGCAATTCATCCAATGCTGACATTATCCGTTTAGatagccccaaaaaaaaagtcactaaTTCTCATCAAGAATTGAGGAGACGTGGCACCACAAAAGATTATCGTTCTTCTCCTCATGTCATTATCTTTGAGTTTCGTgtttaaggaaaagaaaaggagaatttTATCcaactagaaaagaaaaaaatgaaaggtacTTCTGGATGAGCGTTGCTGAGGAACCATTAATTAGCTTCTCCAAATCCGTAGTTAAAAGCCTTTACAAAAGATTAAGTAGAACACGAGTCAAGGCTTTCGGCTCTTAATGATGAAACAGTGATTGAGATTAGGTAAAGGCGATTTAATTTATCTGCCGAAGCTACGGATTTGCTTGGAAAGAATAACCCAATATAAAGGGGTCCCATCCCATCCAATAAGAGGATCATAATTCATGATAATATATCTCTAGGGTTTATTTGAAGGAGGACAGTTTGAAGCATGATACCCATCCAAGGCAATCATGAACCTTTCCAAGCCACCATTTCTAATCCCTTTTAGGGTTAATCATGCTTCTTTGAATCATTTTGCTTCCCACTGAACTGATATCAAGCGTTGTGGTTTACCCACTACATAACCCTGCTCATCCTTTGCTCTTATTAAATCAATCACCAGTGTGCAATAGAACCAGAAAGTGATAGCTATATGTACATGTCCTAAAAAAAAAGGTAGTGTCAATCACGAATTGAATCTCAATTTAACCACTTTCCATTACTTTTTGCCCAAGTTTTGTACAGGCATGCCACTAGTCCTAGTttattgaggcaagaaatgtcACTAGTCCCAGTTTATTGAGGCAAGAAATTGCTAATAAGGAAAgatttttttatctttattttttctgtGAAGAGGCTAATAAGGGCAATTATTATGGATTTGGTTAACAAACAGAGAATTAATATGCTTGTAGGGTTCTCTTTTGATCGTTAAATTAAACATCTGAGTAGCtccttagaaaaaaaaaacatctgaGTTTAGCAAGTGTTGACTGGAGATGGATAAAATGCTCTTATTGATTCAGAACATTTTTAACGATGAAAATTGTGGTGGCTAAGGCTTCCTTTCTTTGGTTGTAGTGGTTGAATTGAATGGAAGGGCGGAAAGGAACAGCTTTACCCCAAACGCCTCATAGTCAATTCACTGCCGTCACCTGTATCTAAATTGCAACATGAAAATCTATAGCACTATCCATGGTTCACATCACCCATTCGGTACATACAATAATGCAAGAAACTTTAGCGAATGGAATGAAATTACCTCAAATTTTGGACGAAAGTAACATCATCCAAATTGCCTCTAGAATACACTAACTATAGGAGATGGACAGATGTTTGCGTACTTAGTAGTACTGAAGGAGATCGAGGGCCTCTCTCTTGACAGCTCAACAGGCAAAGTTTAACGCAGTTGGGAAAAAGCAACACCTTGGGTTATCGGTTAGAGATTGAACTGTCGGATTGATGCAACACAACCAGCAATAAACTATATTAATCTGGTGTATTATGCACCCAGCTTTTgacttctttctctttttttttccctgctcTGATCaataaattgcatttttttttttaaagagggCAGGGCTGCCAATGAATTCTAGCAGCAATTAGACACTTTTAAGAGCAGTGCATGGAACCCATTCTGGTCTAACTTTCTTCTTCAGCGAATTGTAAAGTTTAACATGAAAgatgaagaaagaaaagtcgGTGACccatcatccatcatataattAATACTCCAGTTAAAGCATAAGCATCATTGGgtaattcattcattttccacAGCAACTTTTAGAGAGAACACATAATTAATTAACGTACGAGTTCAAATGTTGCTTTAATTTCACAGCAATTTTTCCAGTAGTAATAATTTACAATGCATTTCTTCCAGTGATTAGCGAGTAGTGATACTACAAAAATTTCCCCTCGAAATTGTTTCAGCACCTTTAATTATGAATTCTTAGAGAGTAAGAAACCACAGTATGTCACATTATACCCATGCCaatattctctctttttttcgtTTGACGTGAAAGGCAGGCTTCCAAGGCAGCAATAATAAATATTCCATCCCACCAGAAGGTAATAATGCAGGACCAAACTTGTTCCTCAAAGTGCCACGATCCCTAGCAGCCTGCACAAAACTCTTTTGATTTGATGTTTTAGATTCCCCCTTCGGTCCCAATCAAATCAAATGAACCTCTTTTTGTTATGCTTCCTCTTTACAAATGACGACGGCCCAAAAATCAAACTCACTTTAACGTGGAGTGTGAATTGATCACACACCGGCAAAAGCAGGTGCGGGCATGACTTTGGATAAATGGTTGCAAGAAAATGCCAAAAAACGAGAACCAACCCGCTAAATACGGCAGTCCGAAGCCAATTATGCCTGGAAAACCATTACTACTGTTAAACAATGCTATGCTAGTGGCAAGTTTTAAGGGAAAACTGCTTAATAAACTTTCATAGCTGCGTGTGTGGGAAATTTATGTTCAGATTCTTTTCTGCCATCCAATTAACATCTTTAATTCTTGGCAGGCGGCTATAAGGAGGGTAATCACGAGATGGCAAACGTAGTAGTACCAGACAATCCGACTTCAAGAGGATAAACAAAAATGGCAGGGACGAGTGGAAGAAACCTCGAGCTATGGAGTAAACATAAAGAGTCTTTTGATTCTGCAGACCCATGAATTTTTTCCTCGCTATCGGTTCATGGAACTGCGCTATGACATTGACGCTTCCCGTTTTGGTAAATTTACTTAAAACGCTACAACCGGTTGTACTAATCCAAGATTTATGAAGCTCATCCACTAGCTTTGAGGCACAGGATGTCAGTAGCCAGTCGAAAAGAATACAAATGACTATGGAACTCAAGATTTCCAAATGTTGGGAGATCCAAATATTTATCTTCTTCTTTCATCCCGGTAAGGTCCTTCACTTTCTTGATCCTTCAAGAAGCCTAAGAATGCAAGAAAGCCGAAAAAGAAGAATCCTCCAGACCAATTGCCTCCACCTCCAccgccaccacctccaccatcACCATCATCACCGGGTGGAAATCCAGTCCCACCATCATCTAGTTCTGGAGATTTTTCCTTCCCTGGCATTCAGTACAACATCCACTATCTCAGAAATCCTTGATAGCAATCAAATTATCAGAGGCAAACTATATTTGTCATGCTTatgaaatcaaaaaaaaaaaaaaaaatttattgctcTATAGGTTCTATATTTGCATGTTTAGTTTCTCAGAAATTTCACGCCGAGGAGAAATTCTGGTTCTTGGTAGCCTAATATATAAAGGCATGTCAATACAAGCAGCTGATTATGTTACAAACACGGATATCATGGACAGCCATAAAAAGGTTACCTTGAACAGGAGCGACAGTAATTGTCGATGATTGCCGTGTAACTGTTTGGGTCTGCCCTTCCGAGCATGTTGCATTcttagaaaaagaaataaaaaccaAATTATCAACTCATATATTGCTAATCATTTTGCTTACTGAAGTAATACAAACTGAAGGTAGACCCAGAAAATATACTGACACATCCTCAGACTTATGCATGATTACTTTTACTGATTATTGTCGCCTATCAACACCACTAATCTACCAACAGCCAACTCTCAGAAGTCATGCGCTAGCCTGTAAGCCTAATTAACCCTACCTGAACGCAATGCCAGAGTTCCCTGGCCTAAATAGtgtgagctttttttttttttttggttgggagAGTGGGGAGTGGAGAGAGAGACGAGCTAACATtgaacctttttcttttccttttatttattttttggctcATTGTACAGAAGGATTCACGATGAGTAAATCATCAGTTAGATGAGGCTCAGACAAATTCTCATTTCAAAAACATCACAGAGAAAGCAAagattctttaaaaaaaaaaaaaaaaagaggaggaagTAAAGATTGTTGATGTTGAATATATGATTGTTAAACAACACCGGCATAGATTATCTCCAGATAACTTATAGGCAAAGTAAGATTACCAGGGCAGCAGAACATATTATGGAAGTTTGCTTTGTTCGAATAGCATGATTGATGGGTGTTCTCTTGTCAAGAGGCCGAAACCGTAAAGACATTGGTTTCAGTCCAACAGGACCACATCCAATATGCTTGATTTGCACCGGCCATCTATCCTCTGCTTTTACTGCACCAAAAAGGCCTCTAATATGAGaaaagatgaaatgaagaacaAAAGCATATATGGACCAAATGCAGATTTAATAAATCTATAAAACACATGAATAAGAACTCACAAAGACTTGGCACAAGGACAGTGTTAATCACCATAGAAGGGTATCATAAAAATGTCACCAGAAACACACTAGGGAGATTCCCTGAGATCTCATGTCATATGCTCATAAGTCTCCTGTGCAATTACCACAATATACAAGTGTGCAGAACTATGACCTAGCTCATTTACAAGATTAAACAACAATCTACTGCAGTATTAGAGCCTACAACCAAACACTGTCAAGGACACGAATCACATCCTCATCTACATCTGCTCGCACACATAGTAATACAATCAACTACATTAAGCTAACCCATCAAAATTACAGAAGTGCATGTATTTGGCCTAGAAATTCACAAAGTATGCTTGGGGCACAATTTTAACTTGAAGTTCAGTAAACAATCTATGCTGTAAAGCTACACATGAATGCATTAATTTGGACATATGACGGATGAAACAAAGAAGCAAGTTTGTCAAATAATAGAGTAATTGACCAACTTCTCATGCAGGTTCTATATGCCTGACTACAAAATGTTTGCAGTTTCCACCACTTCTCAGAGTTCTAAACTTAGAGGAATCCACCAAGGCTCAACTAACTGTGCATAGTAAGAGAGCCCTTTTGTGCTCATAATGTTGTTTTTAAATTAACAAATGACCATTCTTCCATGTTTGAGGGTTTCAACCCTAAAACTTGATAGTCAAGATTCAACCCTACTGATTTACAACATTTTTTTGAATAAGCATAGATCCAAAATCCTTTATGCTTCTGTATGATCCTTATCCTTGTGAAAGATATTGTTTCCACTAAGATGTGCTCCCAGGAAGCAAAATTAAGACAACAGAAAGGTCCAAAGGCACCAGATGTTTGCAGGCAGAGTACAAGTGATATACACAAAGTTTCACAGTCTATGGATTTATGTATTTATGCTATTTTTGACTTTCCATCTAACATTCATACCACTACAAAGTACCCAGTACAAAATTCGTGTCCTTATGCTTAGAAACTCAGAAGAATTCCAGTTTCCTTCTCTCAATTATTATGGCATCAACATACAGCATTCAAATCTCAAATGTTGATTGCTGGCTAATAAAGTTGCTGATTTCCTCTCTTAAGGTTATGCAGTGACTGAATAAGTAGCCAAAGATGTAAGACAACACGTAAATTAAATAACTACGGAAAAGAGTATCAACGTCATTTTAAGAAAGAGTACGGAAGTTCATTTTAAGAAAGAGTGCCCCTCATTCTACCAGAAAAAATGTTTAACTAAACAAGGATATCCCCATGTACACACACGTCTTCACTCAAAATCCAAGAGCTGCACTCTATGAACCTAAGCACATAGCCCTATGAATTCCAGACTGTATAAGTGCAACACAACAAAAGCACTGATAAATCACAGGCAGCTCAGAAACAAAAGAATTGTCAACCATCTGTTTCACATGATAAAGACAAGATATCAATGTCAATAAATAGAACTTATACACACCTGTGGCTAAAGTAGATGTGCCGGCACTTGTGCATGCCATCAAAGACATTCTGTCAATAGATGATATGACCTGAAAGTATAGCCACAAGTAACTATGCTATCAACGATAGAAAAATTTTTCGAAAAAAGTAAATAGATGCCCAGTTTAATACATATTCATCCTATTTTCCAGGCATTCGTATGACAACTCCATCCTGGATGaacgaaacttaattttaatctCCCAAAGTTCAATCAAGAAGAACATCTAAGAGGCCACCCATATTGGTACTTAGTTTGTGTAATTAAATTTCAATAGATTGTCAACATCATACACTTCCTATCTTGCAAAAATATCACATTTTTCACAATAAATGAAACTCAATCCAGGGAAAGGTCTTGGTTTAACCTAGCAGAACGAAAACATCAATTATTAAACTTGTTcgtgaaattaaaaaaaaaatcttgaatagAGAAATAATAAGAAAAAGAGCACAATTTTTCCACATCCCAAATTAAAAGGGCGCTGATTTTCGTGTTGAATGATTAGCTGCTACAAAGTAGCAAAAAAGAAATCTAATCCAGCAgaaggaaaaagtaaaaaagaacCATTAATTCAATTGCTTTCCCAGCTCGAATTCTAACATATCCAAACTTATCCGAGCTATAATCGAGCTATTAAGGTTATCAACAAAGTCGACCCTctgaatcaaaaaaaaaaaacggaatACTAAACGAAACCAATCCCAGCCCTCCAATATTCCCACTAGTTTAAATCTATAGGACCAACAATCAATATATAACAGAGAGAGGAAAGGGAGGGAATTGAAGAGAGACCTTAccctgttgttgttgttgttgttgtagaAGGCAGCAGCTGAGACTAAACGTGAGAGCGGATTGAACGAGACTTTTGGGGCAATCAATCGAacagatcaaagaaaagaaaagaggggaaaGGGTTTGCGAAGCTGCAGATGAACTATCCACTTATCTTCTAAGATTATTGCTTTGAACCGCCATATTTTTCCATTCTATGGGCACGTTACGATTGGATGGCGCTTCCAAAGTAAACtattggttttcttttttttttttccccttaaaaAAGAGACtattgcttcttctttttttcttaagcccaaaaaaaattaattggaCGGAAGGTTCTGGACCCTCGAGTACAAATATTTCAAGTTTTGTTCAGTAGTGTTACAATAAGGAGATTTTCACTAATCGAAAACGGAATAACCTttcctttctccttttcttttcctttttttcccctgtttgagaaaactttgtCGGATTGTACTTGCtaataaaaagaaacaaagtttaATTGAagaatcaattaaaaaaaagggaaaatcgttcaaaacgtctctcacattttacaatATGACTTTtgtcgtccctcacttttaaaagtgtaattttacgtcccttacaaattcacattgaccaaatttggtccctacctagGTTTCCGACTAATTTTTTGCTGGAATCTACCATGcgacttgcatgtgatcattttttaagggcaaaattgtcaaatcaaatttttacataatctgattcatagtccctcacatttcacaaaatgaattttttcgtctctaacattttataaaataaattgttTTGTTTCTGACATTTCAAAAAACCCACGtatatgtatatttgattttacctaaacagtatgaataacatgtaatttatctCTATTGGATTTCAG
Protein-coding regions in this window:
- the LOC113713531 gene encoding uncharacterized protein, whose product is MSLMACTSAGTSTLATVKAEDRWPVQIKHIGCGPVGLKPMSLRFRPLDKRTPINHAIRTKQTSIICSAALNATCSEGQTQTVTRQSSTITVAPVQGKEKSPELDDGGTGFPPGDDGDGGGGGGGGGGNWSGGFFFFGFLAFLGFLKDQESEGPYRDERRR